The following are encoded together in the Nocardioides sp. Arc9.136 genome:
- the rplK gene encoding 50S ribosomal protein L11, whose protein sequence is MPPKKKIAALVKVQLQAGAATPAPPVGTALGPHGVNIMEFCKAYNAQTESMRGNVVPVEITIYEDRSFTFITKTPPAAELIKKAAGLQKGSGVPHKEKVGKLTKDQVREIATTKLPDLNANDIDAAMKIVEGTARSMGVTTD, encoded by the coding sequence GAAGAAGATCGCTGCGCTGGTCAAGGTGCAGCTGCAGGCCGGTGCCGCGACGCCGGCCCCGCCGGTCGGTACCGCCCTCGGTCCGCACGGCGTCAACATCATGGAGTTCTGCAAGGCGTACAACGCCCAGACGGAGTCCATGCGCGGCAACGTCGTCCCGGTCGAGATCACGATCTACGAGGACCGGTCCTTCACCTTCATCACGAAGACCCCGCCGGCCGCGGAGCTGATCAAGAAGGCCGCCGGCCTGCAGAAGGGCTCGGGCGTCCCGCACAAGGAGAAGGTCGGCAAGCTGACCAAGGACCAGGTGCGCGAGATCGCCACGACCAAGCTGCCCGACCTGAACGCGAACGACATCGACGCGGCCATGAAGATCGTCGAGGGCACCGCCCGGTCCATGGGCGTCACGACCGACTGA